A single genomic interval of Zunongwangia sp. HGR-M22 harbors:
- the tsaB gene encoding tRNA (adenosine(37)-N6)-threonylcarbamoyltransferase complex dimerization subunit type 1 TsaB, with the protein MAIILCLETATTNCSVALCEDGKLIALKEDNSKGYSHAEKLHVFIDQILKENNLEINNLDAVAVSKGPGSYTGLRIGVSTAKGLCFAQDIPLISVPTLTALAKKVAPQSQEQIIPMLDARRMEVYSAVFDSAFNQVRETKAQILSEESFTEELSKGKVYFIGNGVAKFKEICEHPNGVFIEDKLPSAKEMCVIAFDKYKISDMEDVAYFEPYYLKDFVAG; encoded by the coding sequence TTGGCTATAATTCTTTGTTTGGAAACAGCAACCACAAACTGTTCGGTTGCTTTGTGTGAAGATGGTAAATTAATTGCTTTAAAAGAAGATAACAGTAAAGGCTATTCGCATGCCGAAAAGCTTCATGTTTTTATTGATCAGATACTCAAAGAAAATAATCTTGAAATCAATAATCTTGATGCTGTAGCCGTAAGTAAAGGCCCCGGGTCTTATACTGGATTAAGAATAGGTGTTTCTACCGCAAAAGGTTTATGTTTTGCTCAGGATATTCCGTTAATTTCAGTGCCTACTTTAACTGCTTTGGCTAAAAAAGTAGCTCCACAATCACAGGAGCAGATTATCCCAATGCTGGATGCTCGAAGAATGGAAGTATATTCCGCAGTATTCGATTCAGCATTTAACCAAGTTAGAGAAACAAAAGCTCAAATACTTTCTGAAGAATCATTTACGGAAGAATTGTCTAAAGGAAAAGTTTATTTCATTGGGAACGGAGTTGCAAAATTCAAAGAAATTTGTGAGCATCCTAATGGTGTTTTTATAGAAGATAAGCTTCCTTCAGCAAAAGAAATGTGTGTTATAGCCTTTGATAAATACAAAATAAGCGACATGGAAGATGTCGCTTATTTTGAGCCTTATTATTTGAAGGATTTTGTAGCAGGATAA
- a CDS encoding SCO family protein, translating to MKKKYSYIGVTIVILIFGIIFIPKIIDRVKDGEVVSADRLNKEGTKKKSKKSPEVGFVELNGEKRKAPDFEFIDQHGDTISNQDYLGKVYVVEFFFTTCPTICPIMSENLVEVQDQLKSHEDQFGIASFSIDPDHDTPEVLAEYADRYGVSNPNWHLMTGDRDDIYKLANAGFQTYAGEDPSVKGGFIHSGMFALIDKEGYIRSRKDKFGNPLIYYRGFVERNKSIAEGEEEPQIDMLIEDIKTLL from the coding sequence ATGAAGAAGAAATATTCGTACATAGGTGTAACCATTGTTATCTTAATTTTCGGGATTATTTTTATTCCTAAAATTATTGATAGGGTTAAAGATGGTGAGGTCGTATCTGCAGATCGACTTAACAAAGAAGGAACAAAGAAAAAATCAAAAAAATCGCCCGAGGTTGGTTTTGTTGAATTGAATGGAGAAAAAAGAAAAGCGCCAGATTTTGAATTTATCGATCAGCATGGTGATACCATCAGTAATCAAGACTATTTAGGGAAAGTATACGTTGTAGAATTTTTCTTTACAACCTGTCCAACAATTTGCCCTATAATGAGCGAGAATCTTGTTGAAGTTCAGGATCAATTAAAATCTCACGAAGATCAATTTGGTATAGCTTCTTTTTCAATAGATCCAGATCATGACACGCCTGAAGTTTTAGCTGAATACGCCGATCGCTATGGTGTAAGCAATCCAAACTGGCATTTAATGACGGGAGATCGTGACGATATTTATAAATTGGCCAACGCAGGATTTCAAACCTATGCAGGAGAAGATCCAAGCGTAAAGGGAGGTTTTATACATTCTGGAATGTTTGCTTTGATCGATAAAGAGGGCTATATACGATCAAGAAAAGATAAGTTTGGGAATCCTTTAATTTACTATAGAGGATTTGTAGAAAGAAATAAATCGATTGCTGAAGGTGAAGAAGAACCTCAAATCGATATGTTAATTGAAGATATCAAAACATTGTTGTGA
- a CDS encoding cytochrome C oxidase subunit IV family protein, which translates to MAHDNTAHQHESSTKRIWQVFAILSVVTIVEVILGILRPPFLTETTVIGMHLLNWIFIILTLYKAYYIAWAFMHMEHETKGLRRAVVWSGIFLAIYLIFILLTEGGYIYEVYENGYIAWDF; encoded by the coding sequence ATGGCACACGATAATACAGCACATCAGCACGAATCAAGTACAAAAAGAATATGGCAGGTATTTGCAATTCTTTCAGTAGTAACCATTGTGGAGGTGATATTGGGGATTTTAAGACCTCCTTTTTTAACTGAAACAACGGTAATAGGTATGCACCTATTAAACTGGATATTTATTATTCTAACCTTATACAAAGCATACTATATAGCATGGGCGTTTATGCACATGGAACACGAAACTAAAGGCTTAAGAAGAGCCGTAGTTTGGTCTGGTATCTTTTTAGCAATATATTTAATCTTTATACTTTTAACCGAAGGAGGATATATTTACGAAGTATATGAAAACGGTTATATAGCTTGGGATTTTTAA
- a CDS encoding efflux RND transporter periplasmic adaptor subunit, protein MKKKTLFIILGVVVLLIVLLVVGKKSGMFGKSGNFKQIEVTEIKPLDIVETVSATGKIQPEVEVKLSSEVSGEIIELPIKEGQQVEKGDLLVKINPDLYQSSLQRSQASMENTRANYAQSQASLKQAKADYERNKTLFDKGVISKAEWDGIVSNYEVAEANKESAYYSMQSAAATVTEAQDNLGRTSIYAPMSGTISKLDAELGERVVGTQQMAGTEILRVANLSNMEVEVDVNENDIVKVEVGDSTTVEVDAYLRKEFRGVVTEISNSADSELTTDQVTNFKVKVRILEESYQDLLEGRDENYSPFRPGMTATVDIITNQKNNVIGVPISAIVVKSDTTSAKTGSVPASAKETDPSKLYECVFVKNGEEAKLRVVKTGVQDDANIQITEGLKEGETVITGPYNVVTKTLKSGDKVEVSNSGNSED, encoded by the coding sequence ATGAAAAAGAAAACTCTTTTTATCATTCTTGGTGTAGTAGTATTGCTAATTGTATTACTTGTTGTAGGGAAAAAATCGGGAATGTTCGGTAAGAGCGGTAATTTTAAGCAGATCGAAGTTACGGAAATTAAACCATTGGATATTGTAGAAACGGTATCTGCTACCGGAAAAATTCAGCCCGAAGTAGAGGTTAAATTATCTTCTGAAGTTTCAGGAGAAATTATTGAGCTTCCTATTAAAGAAGGGCAACAGGTAGAAAAAGGTGATCTTTTGGTTAAAATTAACCCAGATCTTTACCAGTCGAGCTTGCAACGTTCTCAAGCTAGTATGGAGAATACTCGTGCAAATTATGCACAATCTCAGGCTAGTTTAAAACAAGCAAAAGCCGATTATGAGCGTAACAAAACTTTATTCGACAAAGGAGTTATTTCGAAAGCTGAGTGGGATGGTATAGTATCTAATTACGAAGTAGCAGAAGCAAATAAAGAGTCTGCTTACTATAGCATGCAAAGCGCAGCGGCGACTGTGACCGAAGCTCAGGATAATTTAGGTAGAACTAGCATTTATGCTCCAATGAGTGGAACTATATCTAAATTAGATGCTGAATTAGGTGAACGAGTTGTAGGAACACAACAGATGGCAGGTACCGAAATTTTGAGAGTAGCCAATCTCTCTAATATGGAAGTTGAAGTTGATGTTAATGAAAATGATATCGTAAAAGTTGAAGTAGGAGATTCTACCACAGTTGAGGTTGATGCGTACCTGAGAAAAGAATTTAGAGGAGTGGTAACCGAAATTTCTAATTCTGCAGATAGTGAATTAACAACAGACCAGGTAACCAATTTTAAAGTGAAAGTAAGAATTTTAGAAGAATCTTACCAAGATCTTTTAGAAGGGCGAGACGAGAATTATTCGCCTTTTAGACCGGGCATGACGGCTACCGTAGATATTATCACAAACCAAAAGAATAACGTAATAGGAGTGCCAATTAGTGCTATTGTTGTAAAATCTGATACAACCTCTGCCAAAACAGGGTCAGTGCCAGCTTCAGCAAAAGAAACAGACCCTTCTAAACTTTATGAGTGTGTCTTTGTTAAGAATGGAGAAGAAGCTAAATTGCGCGTTGTAAAAACCGGTGTTCAGGACGATGCTAACATTCAGATTACAGAAGGTCTGAAAGAAGGAGAAACCGTAATTACCGGTCCTTATAATGTGGTAACAAAAACTCTTAAGTCTGGAGATAAAGTTGAGGTCTCAAATAGCGGTAACAGCGAAGACTAG
- a CDS encoding TolC family protein, whose protein sequence is MKKFSFLTILLFVGFITNAQEKKWTLQECVEYALEHNISVKQSELDVEASEIDKKDAIGNLLPAINGNASNSWNTGLTQNVTTGVLQNQTTRNFSAGVTASINLFDGLRNYKQLQRAKLAKLSAQYSLDKMQDDITLNVANSYLQVLFAKQDLEVLKSQNEVTQEQLERTQQLVDAGSLPRGDLLEIKATDADERQRIIVAQNNIRISLISLAQMLLIKDYENFDIVEYDYDIFGAEILNNSVYDIIERAKEERSEIKIAEANKEIAQQNVEIARGAYMPTLGAFVNYNTRETGANRIEYFDPPGTSITEIGYVESTGEPVVTETSDPAVPTVIGPRPFIDQLWLNDGISYGFQLSVPVFNGFSTRNQVRRSQVDARRAEYQLEQAELDLEANVYQAYVDASGAFEAYEAALVAAESQEQANEYATERYDVGLTNAFDFSQSKLRFENAQREVIRAKYDYIFKLKVLELYFGVPVSDLRF, encoded by the coding sequence ATGAAGAAATTTAGTTTTTTAACCATTTTACTTTTCGTTGGGTTCATCACCAACGCACAGGAGAAAAAATGGACTTTACAAGAATGTGTAGAATATGCTTTGGAGCATAATATCTCTGTAAAGCAATCTGAGCTTGATGTGGAAGCTTCAGAAATCGATAAAAAAGATGCGATAGGTAATCTTTTACCGGCGATAAATGGTAATGCCAGTAACTCTTGGAATACAGGTCTAACCCAAAATGTAACCACGGGGGTGCTTCAGAATCAGACTACAAGAAACTTTTCTGCAGGGGTAACAGCAAGCATCAATTTGTTTGATGGCCTTCGTAATTACAAGCAATTACAGCGTGCAAAATTAGCTAAGCTTTCAGCACAGTATTCGCTCGATAAGATGCAGGATGATATTACGCTTAATGTTGCAAACTCATATTTACAGGTGCTTTTTGCAAAACAGGATCTAGAGGTTTTAAAATCTCAAAATGAAGTCACACAAGAGCAATTAGAGCGTACGCAACAGCTGGTAGATGCAGGATCTTTGCCAAGAGGGGATCTTTTAGAAATTAAGGCAACAGATGCCGATGAAAGACAACGTATTATTGTAGCTCAAAATAACATAAGGATTTCTTTAATTAGCCTGGCGCAAATGCTTTTAATTAAAGATTATGAAAACTTCGATATTGTAGAGTATGACTACGATATTTTTGGAGCTGAGATTTTAAATAATTCAGTTTACGATATTATTGAAAGAGCAAAAGAAGAACGTTCTGAAATTAAAATTGCAGAGGCAAATAAAGAAATTGCTCAACAAAACGTTGAAATTGCGCGTGGAGCTTATATGCCAACTTTAGGGGCTTTTGTAAATTATAATACCAGAGAGACAGGAGCAAATAGAATTGAATATTTTGATCCTCCGGGAACTTCAATTACAGAGATTGGTTACGTAGAATCTACAGGAGAGCCTGTTGTGACAGAGACTAGTGATCCTGCGGTTCCAACAGTGATAGGTCCACGTCCTTTTATCGATCAGTTATGGTTAAATGATGGTATTTCTTATGGGTTTCAATTAAGCGTTCCTGTATTTAATGGATTTTCAACCAGAAACCAGGTACGAAGAAGCCAGGTAGATGCGCGTAGAGCAGAATATCAATTGGAACAGGCAGAGCTAGATCTTGAAGCAAATGTTTATCAAGCTTACGTAGATGCCTCTGGTGCTTTTGAAGCTTACGAAGCGGCATTAGTTGCAGCAGAATCTCAGGAACAAGCTAACGAATATGCTACAGAACGTTACGATGTAGGATTAACAAATGCTTTTGATTTTAGTCAATCTAAGTTACGTTTTGAAAATGCACAACGCGAGGTGATTCGTGCTAAATATGATTATATTTTCAAATTAAAAGTACTGGAGCTTTACTTTGGAGTTCCGGTTTCAGATTTACGATTTTAA
- a CDS encoding ABC transporter permease, with protein sequence MFSRDRWDEIIEALTSNWFRTLLTAFGVLWGIFILVILLAAGKGLENGVKQGFGDMATNSMFMWSRTVSKSYKGLPKGREYNFKTSDVEAIKENVPGLSIVSPRNQLGGFGGANNVVRGLNSGAYNVYGDYPEIIKQQPMDITSGRFLNYSDIEEKRKVAVIGEGVKDGLYDLDEEVLGSYIKINGVNFMVIGTYKKKGSGGGDIEEQQKEIYVPFSAYSQAFNMGDVVGWMAITADDDHSITELKNRIFNVIKTRHTLHPDDDRAVGNFDLYEEYSRINGLFVALRFVAYFVGTLVLLSGIIGISNIMLIVVKERTNEIGVRRALGASPWNIRGQILLESIFLTIVSGMVGIILSTIVIFIINKVLEGVDTSEMMFANPSVNIGVVLIALAILVISGLLAGLIPAQNAIKIKPVDALRTE encoded by the coding sequence ATGTTTAGTAGAGATCGCTGGGACGAAATTATAGAAGCATTAACCTCCAATTGGTTTAGAACACTGCTTACCGCCTTTGGTGTATTATGGGGGATTTTTATACTGGTAATACTTCTGGCGGCGGGTAAAGGCTTAGAAAATGGAGTGAAGCAGGGATTTGGAGATATGGCAACAAATTCTATGTTTATGTGGTCCAGAACTGTTTCCAAATCCTACAAAGGGCTTCCTAAGGGAAGAGAATATAATTTTAAAACAAGTGATGTTGAGGCTATAAAAGAAAATGTTCCCGGCTTGTCAATTGTCTCACCCAGAAATCAACTAGGTGGTTTTGGAGGAGCTAATAATGTTGTGCGAGGTCTTAATAGCGGTGCTTACAATGTGTATGGCGATTATCCTGAAATTATAAAGCAACAGCCAATGGATATAACTTCCGGTAGATTTCTTAATTACTCGGATATTGAAGAAAAGAGAAAAGTAGCAGTTATCGGTGAGGGGGTAAAAGATGGTTTGTACGATTTAGATGAAGAAGTTTTAGGCTCATACATCAAAATTAACGGGGTCAACTTTATGGTGATTGGCACCTATAAGAAAAAAGGAAGCGGCGGCGGAGATATAGAAGAGCAGCAAAAGGAAATTTACGTGCCTTTTTCAGCATATTCCCAGGCTTTTAATATGGGGGATGTTGTGGGTTGGATGGCAATTACCGCAGATGACGATCATTCTATTACCGAGCTTAAAAACCGAATTTTTAATGTTATTAAAACAAGACATACGCTGCATCCAGATGATGATAGAGCAGTAGGGAATTTTGATTTATATGAAGAGTATAGCCGGATAAACGGATTGTTTGTTGCACTTCGATTTGTAGCTTATTTTGTGGGTACCTTGGTGTTGTTGTCTGGTATAATTGGGATTAGTAATATCATGCTTATTGTAGTAAAAGAACGAACTAATGAAATCGGAGTTCGAAGAGCTTTAGGTGCAAGTCCCTGGAATATTAGAGGGCAAATTTTATTGGAATCCATATTCTTAACGATTGTTTCAGGGATGGTAGGTATCATACTTTCTACCATCGTTATTTTCATCATCAATAAAGTTTTAGAAGGAGTGGATACTTCAGAAATGATGTTTGCAAATCCATCAGTAAATATTGGCGTGGTATTAATTGCGCTGGCAATTTTAGTGATTTCAGGATTACTCGCAGGATTAATCCCGGCGCAAAACGCAATTAAAATAAAGCCGGTAGACGCTTTAAGAACCGAATAG
- a CDS encoding ABC transporter permease, with product MFDLERWQEIFETISKNKLRTFLTGLSVASGIFILVILLGIGEGMKHGIEKEFQSDAANVIYVYPGVTTKEYKGLNPGRQIQMKNEDYEFTKRDNKNELELNSSIYRIWSGMITYGKESGSYRVEGVYPDYQFLENSSMVQGRFLNHKDIEESTKIAVIGNRVKLDLFKDSDDVIGQYVEISGIKFQVVGVYTDPGGEREESRVFVPIKTAQKVFSGANNIDLLSFTLEPKDTYEEALAASNSFTDKVETYLKGKHTVAPDDNSAIRVNNMLENTKRFYDLMGMIKIFFWGVGICTIIAGVVGVSNIMLIIVKERTREIGVRKALGAEPLSIIGMVLHESIFVTSFAGLTGLIAGLILLDLAGPLIQTDFLYNPTVDFNVALSTVVILIVAGALAGFFPAYRAARIKPIVALRDE from the coding sequence ATGTTTGATTTAGAGCGTTGGCAGGAAATATTCGAAACGATAAGCAAGAATAAATTGCGAACGTTTTTAACCGGGCTTTCAGTTGCTTCAGGAATATTTATTCTTGTGATTCTTCTTGGTATTGGTGAAGGCATGAAGCATGGTATTGAAAAAGAATTTCAATCTGATGCTGCCAATGTGATTTATGTTTATCCCGGGGTAACTACCAAAGAATACAAAGGTTTGAATCCTGGCCGTCAAATTCAAATGAAAAATGAAGATTACGAGTTTACAAAACGGGATAACAAAAACGAATTAGAACTTAATTCTTCAATCTATCGTATTTGGTCTGGTATGATTACTTATGGTAAAGAGTCTGGTTCTTACAGAGTAGAAGGCGTTTATCCAGATTATCAATTTCTCGAAAATAGTAGTATGGTCCAAGGACGGTTTCTTAATCATAAAGATATTGAGGAATCAACGAAAATAGCCGTAATCGGAAATCGTGTAAAGCTCGATCTTTTCAAGGATTCAGATGATGTTATTGGACAATACGTAGAAATTTCAGGAATCAAATTTCAGGTAGTTGGTGTTTATACCGATCCCGGTGGAGAAAGAGAAGAAAGTCGGGTTTTTGTTCCAATCAAAACAGCACAAAAAGTTTTTAGTGGTGCTAATAATATCGATTTACTAAGTTTTACATTAGAACCTAAAGATACTTACGAAGAAGCGCTTGCAGCGTCAAACAGCTTCACGGATAAGGTAGAAACCTATTTAAAAGGAAAGCATACGGTAGCTCCAGATGATAACAGTGCCATAAGAGTAAACAATATGCTAGAGAATACTAAGCGATTTTATGATCTTATGGGGATGATCAAGATATTCTTTTGGGGAGTGGGTATCTGTACCATTATTGCCGGTGTGGTTGGTGTAAGTAATATAATGCTAATTATCGTCAAAGAACGTACTAGAGAAATTGGTGTAAGAAAAGCTTTGGGAGCCGAGCCACTTTCGATTATAGGGATGGTGCTTCACGAATCTATTTTTGTAACCTCCTTTGCGGGATTAACGGGATTAATTGCAGGATTAATTTTGTTGGATCTAGCAGGTCCTTTAATTCAAACAGATTTTTTGTATAACCCAACGGTTGATTTTAACGTTGCGCTATCTACAGTTGTAATATTGATAGTTGCGGGTGCTTTAGCAGGTTTTTTTCCTGCATACAGAGCAGCACGAATAAAACCAATTGTAGCTTTAAGAGACGAATAA
- a CDS encoding mechanosensitive ion channel family protein — MNKLNDFSALAKEYAKKFIDFLPDLIAAILILIIGFWIVKRIIKFMKNALQKREYDPALEGFLATLVNWALKILVIIVAISQVGIETTSLVAILGAAGLAIGLALQGSLSNFAGGVLIIILKPFRIGDWIEAQGVSGSVKEVNLFYTKLDTFGNQEAVIPNGSLANDNIVNYTVNGVRRENMTFGISYDDDIKKAKEVLMNLVKEQEGIEADPAPQVLVGELGDNSVNFYVRYFASNTVFWDLHWYMLEEGKIRLEEAGMTIPYPQRDVYLYDQTKMSGTVLKESEKSKDSSEDKEL, encoded by the coding sequence ATGAATAAATTAAACGACTTTTCTGCTCTAGCGAAAGAATACGCTAAAAAATTTATTGATTTTCTACCCGACTTAATTGCAGCTATTTTAATCCTAATTATCGGTTTTTGGATCGTAAAAAGGATAATAAAATTCATGAAAAATGCACTGCAAAAAAGAGAATACGATCCTGCTTTAGAAGGTTTCCTTGCTACATTGGTAAACTGGGCTTTAAAAATATTGGTAATTATTGTTGCCATCTCCCAAGTAGGCATAGAAACAACCTCTTTAGTGGCCATTCTTGGTGCTGCAGGTTTAGCTATAGGTCTTGCATTACAGGGATCTTTATCAAACTTTGCAGGAGGAGTTTTGATTATCATCTTAAAACCTTTTAGAATAGGAGATTGGATTGAAGCTCAAGGAGTTTCTGGTAGTGTAAAAGAAGTAAATCTTTTTTATACTAAGCTAGATACCTTCGGAAATCAGGAAGCTGTAATTCCAAATGGTAGCTTGGCAAATGACAACATTGTAAACTATACGGTAAACGGTGTTCGTCGCGAAAATATGACTTTTGGTATTTCTTATGACGACGATATTAAGAAAGCTAAAGAAGTATTGATGAATCTTGTAAAAGAACAGGAAGGTATCGAAGCAGATCCTGCACCACAGGTATTAGTTGGAGAACTTGGTGACAACTCGGTTAATTTTTATGTGAGATATTTTGCATCCAATACTGTATTTTGGGACCTCCACTGGTATATGCTAGAAGAAGGTAAGATAAGATTGGAAGAAGCAGGTATGACCATTCCTTATCCACAAAGAGATGTTTATCTTTACGATCAAACAAAAATGAGTGGGACTGTTTTAAAAGAATCAGAAAAATCTAAAGACAGTTCTGAAGACAAAGAACTATAA
- a CDS encoding ABC transporter ATP-binding protein, with amino-acid sequence MIEIKDLHKSYKTGNNSLHVLKGINFNVAEGELVSIMGSSGSGKSTLLNILGMLDEADEGSYTLDGVAIKNLNEKIAARYRNKFLGFIFQSFNLINYKSAVDNVALPLYYQGIKRGERMDRAEAYLEKVGLAKWMHHLPNQLSGGQKQRVAIARALASDPKVLLADEPTGALDTKTSYEVMDLIQKINDEGRTILIVTHEHDIAEMTKRIVNLKDGLIIDDTKVNQVRALQNV; translated from the coding sequence ATGATCGAAATTAAAGATTTACACAAATCTTATAAAACAGGAAACAATTCTCTGCATGTCTTAAAGGGAATAAATTTTAATGTTGCTGAAGGGGAACTCGTTTCTATTATGGGCTCTTCAGGATCTGGTAAATCTACGCTGCTTAACATTCTTGGTATGCTCGATGAAGCAGACGAAGGATCCTATACATTAGATGGTGTGGCTATTAAAAATCTAAACGAAAAAATAGCTGCTCGTTACCGAAACAAGTTTTTGGGATTTATTTTCCAATCTTTCAATCTTATCAATTACAAATCTGCAGTAGATAATGTTGCGCTTCCACTTTATTACCAAGGGATAAAGCGTGGAGAGCGAATGGATAGGGCTGAAGCTTATTTAGAGAAAGTAGGCCTCGCCAAGTGGATGCATCACCTGCCAAATCAACTTTCTGGTGGGCAGAAGCAGCGAGTAGCAATAGCCAGAGCTTTAGCAAGTGATCCCAAAGTGCTTTTAGCAGATGAACCTACCGGAGCCTTAGATACTAAAACTTCTTACGAGGTCATGGATCTTATCCAAAAAATAAACGATGAGGGAAGAACTATTCTTATCGTAACACACGAGCATGATATTGCTGAAATGACCAAGCGAATTGTTAATCTAAAAGATGGATTAATTATCGATGATACTAAAGTTAATCAGGTAAGAGCTTTACAGAATGTTTGA
- a CDS encoding DUF420 domain-containing protein yields MKKALTKTDKIAIPVIIALSVLIPIVVLILMNLPERYNLLGTESGTFPLFHAVLNGSTAVLLLMGYFFMKINEYKLHRNVMITAFLLSSIFLVSYVISKISNEPVHYGGEGMLKYVYFFILITHIALSAIIIPLVLFTMYRGLTAEYEKHKKIARWTFPIWLYVAITGVLVYVFMFPYY; encoded by the coding sequence GTGAAAAAAGCTTTAACTAAAACAGACAAAATAGCAATTCCTGTTATAATCGCACTATCGGTTTTAATCCCAATAGTGGTGCTTATTTTAATGAACTTGCCCGAAAGGTATAATCTTTTAGGAACAGAATCCGGAACTTTTCCGTTGTTTCATGCTGTGCTGAATGGATCTACGGCAGTTTTACTGCTTATGGGCTACTTTTTTATGAAGATAAATGAGTATAAACTTCATAGAAATGTAATGATCACTGCATTTCTTTTGTCATCCATATTTTTAGTAAGTTATGTGATTTCCAAAATTAGTAATGAGCCCGTACATTATGGAGGTGAGGGAATGCTTAAGTATGTGTATTTTTTCATCTTAATAACACACATAGCACTTTCAGCAATAATAATTCCTTTAGTGTTATTTACGATGTATCGCGGTTTGACTGCAGAATATGAAAAGCACAAGAAAATAGCGCGGTGGACCTTTCCTATCTGGCTTTATGTGGCCATAACCGGTGTTTTGGTCTACGTTTTTATGTTTCCGTATTATTAA
- a CDS encoding efflux RND transporter periplasmic adaptor subunit — protein sequence MKRTVTIIILAIIFIGFLGSLYYYFQKGQEDPVVYQTEQPSTQTITKKTVATGNIVPLEEILIKPNISGIIDEIYVEAGESVEAGDLIARIRVIPNVTSLQSAKDAVATAKINLDNQKKLYDRQKFLFDKGVISANDFDNTEVAYQRAEQNYKSAQQNFEIVKTGTTSGIGVAANTLIRSTVTGMVLDVPVKTGNQVIESNNFNDGTTLATLADVNKMIFEGKVDESEVGKIKEGLPLEVTVGAIENKTFDAVLDYIAPKGVEENGAIQFEIKGTLDKADATFIRAGLSANASIILEKAEDVLAIKEALVQFDSNSQQPYVEIETGNQQFERKNIQLGVSDGIHVEVKSGIDKDAKIKVWNQLKPAQNVATN from the coding sequence ATGAAAAGAACAGTTACCATCATTATTTTAGCCATAATTTTTATAGGCTTTTTGGGTTCGCTGTATTACTACTTTCAAAAAGGTCAAGAAGATCCTGTAGTTTATCAAACCGAGCAACCATCAACTCAAACAATAACCAAGAAAACAGTGGCTACAGGTAATATAGTACCGTTAGAAGAGATCCTAATAAAGCCTAATATTAGCGGAATTATTGATGAAATTTATGTTGAAGCGGGAGAATCTGTAGAGGCGGGAGACTTAATTGCTAGGATTAGAGTGATCCCAAATGTAACTTCATTGCAAAGTGCAAAGGATGCAGTAGCTACAGCAAAGATCAATTTAGATAATCAAAAGAAGCTCTATGATCGTCAAAAATTTTTATTTGATAAAGGAGTAATCTCTGCAAACGATTTTGATAATACTGAAGTTGCCTATCAAAGAGCAGAACAAAATTATAAATCTGCTCAACAAAATTTTGAGATCGTAAAAACAGGAACAACAAGCGGGATAGGTGTTGCTGCCAATACTTTAATAAGAAGTACAGTAACCGGGATGGTTTTAGATGTGCCGGTGAAAACGGGAAATCAGGTAATCGAATCTAATAATTTTAACGACGGAACTACCTTAGCAACTTTAGCTGATGTAAATAAAATGATCTTTGAAGGAAAGGTTGATGAAAGTGAAGTAGGGAAAATAAAAGAAGGTTTGCCTCTTGAAGTTACCGTTGGTGCGATCGAAAATAAAACTTTCGATGCTGTTTTAGATTATATCGCCCCAAAAGGAGTAGAGGAAAATGGCGCGATTCAGTTTGAAATTAAGGGAACTTTAGATAAAGCTGATGCTACTTTTATTAGAGCAGGTCTTAGTGCAAATGCTTCCATAATTCTTGAAAAGGCTGAAGATGTTCTTGCTATAAAAGAGGCCCTGGTTCAGTTTGACTCCAATTCACAACAGCCTTATGTAGAAATTGAAACCGGAAATCAACAATTTGAGCGCAAAAACATTCAACTTGGCGTTAGCGATGGTATTCATGTAGAAGTAAAAAGCGGAATTGATAAAGACGCTAAAATTAAGGTTTGGAATCAACTGAAACCCGCACAAAATGTTGCTACGAATTAA